A region of the Phaeodactylum tricornutum CCAP 1055/1 chromosome 1, whole genome shotgun sequence genome:
ACCGGGGACCATTTCAAGTAGCTTGGAAAAGGTGTGCCCGTAGTCAACACAGCGTTCTAGTGTAGTCTCCCAAAGATTGGGACCGAGTTCTTCCAGCATGATTTGAATGGACAAATCGATAATTCGGGTACCAACGTTAGCGGGTATGTTGTCTGTGACTTGAAACCTAGATTCGACCAAAGCGGCACCATGGGTTTCTAGCAATTCAAACAAATCGACGCTACGAACGAGGGCTAGCTTGACGATTTCGCCAAAGCCATTGCAAATGTTGCGTTTATCTTGAGAAGCAATGAAGGCCGGATCCAATAAACAGGACGAGGGTGCATAGAACGATCCAATTCTGTTTTTGTACGTCTCGTCGGTCGCACGGCAGCAAAAGTCGACACCATTTTTCACTCCTACGCTAGCGTCCACAATAGACAGCAGTGTGGTAGGGACCCGAACGAAGGGGACACCACGTCTGTAGAGACAAGCTGCCATACCGGCAATGTCTAACAAACAACCGCCTCCGATAGCTAAGAATGGCTCCCGACGGCGGAGCTTGTAAGCGCACAAGTCGTCAAGAATTTGGTCCACGGCGGTAGGTCGCTTCGCAGGTTCCCCACCGGGCAGCACAGACGCGGTAAGTTCAATCCCATGCGCTTCGAAGTACCCACGAATCTTCGAGCCGTGTAGAATATCGATTGCCTCGTCAATTACGGCAAACCGACGATTGTATCCTTCCGGATGATATCCAGTCGCCTCCAGGAGCTGAGGATTGGCAGGATCCAGAATTGTACCATAGGGGATCACGTTGACGTCATAGGAAATGGGCAACGTGAAGATATTTCGCCATCCGCGGGTCTGTGTTAGAACGGTTGTCTTGGTAGTCACCAGTGCAGCGGGAGTCTTCTCCACATTGGTTGTTTCCTTGGTGAGATTCTTGGAGAAGGAAAATACATTCTTCGGTGCCCGTTCCAGTGGTTTCAGTACAATAGTAGTGCCGGTGGAAGAATTCGTTTCAGTGAATTCTTCCGAGCTGGATGCTGTCTTGTCCTCACCACTGTCGTCGGAGGAGGTCGTGGAGGTAAAACTAGAAAGAGAGGTGGAACTCATTCGATTGGACCGAGAAGTTGAAGCCGATGATGTCGTTTCCACGAGCACCAACGCGGATCTCACTCCCGTAGGTAGCGAAGTCCAAGCTTCCAACATCGAAGCCGACAGGGTTGCATGACTGCAATCTTTTGTGGCCTCTTCCCTGTCGTTGACAAACACACGAGTGAGAAAATATCGCAAAACCGAACGATTCAAAACTGCATGCGGCACTTATTAATATCAGGCAACCAACTAAAAAAGAATCCTTAAAGACGGTTACACGGAATGCCAAGAGGGTTGCCAACGCAACCGTGTTAGTTCCAACAGATCAGCACGTACCGAATAGATGCTAGAGCAGCATCAGACGATCCTTTTCGCAGGCTCTTGAGCGTCATACTGTGATATCTATTGCCTGTTGAGGTTGAAACTTTTGAAATTTTTGGTTAGCGTTCTCTAAAAGAATGTGAAACTGAAGAAATGAAGGTTGTTGTGTTAGTTCCTTCTGAAAGTCCAGAGCCTTGGTTCTCGTGTGCGTAGCGTTTTCGTGAGCCACGGTCGGATTCGGAATCCAAATGCGGTTCAATCAGTATATACGCAACATGGTATGGCGTCCAACGGCCTAGCACGTCAGTCTTGCACACTTGGCCGTGATCGGATTGGAGGAAACTAAGTCTTTTCGCGTTAGTCCTGTGTACTGAAAGTAGGATTTCTTGCTCGGGACTACTTTTCATTGGTTGAGAATGACACATATTTACACGCGGTTGCTTTAGAATAAGCTTACAAGATCGACCACGTCGAGTCTCTTGTTCGTCTTCACACGTCATTTCCGTTACAAGAATATCCACGGCCGAACATACTTTCACAATTCGATGGACAACTTCAATGTCTGACGGAGGACAGACCAGTTCAGATTTTTGAAACCCGGTGAATATTtcttgagaaaattcgcGAACTGAAAAGGGATgggaaaaagtggaaacTTCTAGTGGTGTAAGCTCCCCGGCGTCTCATCCTTTCCAAAATTATCTGTTCAAGAAATAAGAAAAGACGGCGACATGTCTTAGCAAGCCAGTCAGTCAGCCAATTTcgaggaaaaccgctatttcg
Encoded here:
- a CDS encoding predicted protein, which produces VLPGGEPAKRPTAVDQILDDLCAYKLRRREPFLAIGGGCLLDIAGMAACLYRRGVPFVRVPTTLLSIVDASVGVKNGVDFCCRATDETYKNRIGSFYAPSSCLLDPAFIASQDKRNICNGFGEIVKLALVRSVDLFELLETHGAALVESRFQVTDNIPANVGTRIIDLSIQIMLEELGPNLWETTLERCVDYGHTFSKLLEMVPGADIMHGEAVNVDGFFCCILSYLRGYIPRETVQRVLNCMQSLALPTHSADLNPTLAWQSCKDAVEHRHGEQRIPLITEIGESICVSDITQEELSRALDVWKEFEP